Proteins co-encoded in one Brassica oleracea var. oleracea cultivar TO1000 chromosome C4, BOL, whole genome shotgun sequence genomic window:
- the LOC106337789 gene encoding uncharacterized protein LOC106337789, with the protein MAFITDRGTYCYKVMPFGLKNAGATYQRLVNKMFAERLGVTMEVYIHDMLVKSKMAADHIDHLKDCFLVLNKYDMKLNPTKCTFGVTPGEFLGYTVTQRGIEANPKQISTILDLPSPREVQRLTGRIDALNWFISRSTISASLSTTCCWAIRNLFGTSVVKKHSNSSNTTLLRHSFWQNLRKLPNGIWILHVDGSSSSRGSEIGFHLQSPTGELLQQSFRLGFKASNNEAEYESLIAGLHLAQAVQAKCIQAYCDCQLVANQFRGDYDAKNERMDAYLKVAQDLANESESFQLTRIPRGENVCADALAVLGSNPRDQVKRTIPIQHIDKPSITLSHDECDGYKWLDRST; encoded by the exons ATGGCGTTCATCACTGACCGTGGGACGTATTGCTACAAAGTAATGCCGTTCGGTCTCAAGAACGCAGGCGCGACTTATCAACGCCTTGTCAACAAAATGTTCGCTGAGCGATTGGGAGTAACAATGGAAGTATACATCCATGATATGTTGGTCAAATCCAAAATGGCAGCCGACCATATCGACCATCTTAAAGACTGTTTCCTCGTCTTGAACAAATACGACATGAAACTCAACCCCACGAAGTGCACTTTTGGCGTTACGCCAGGCGAATTCCTTGGTTATACAGTCACGCAACGAGGGATCGAAGCAAACCCAAAGCAGATATCCACTATCCTGGACCTCCCTAGTCCTCGCGAGGTGCAACGGTTGACCGGACGCATAGACGCTCTCAACTGGTTTATCTCGCGATCAACGATAAGTGCCTCCCTTTCAACGACCTGTTGCTGGGCAATAAGAAATTTATTTGGGACGAGCGTTGTGAAGAAGCATTCGAACAGCTCAAACACTACCTTACTACGCCACTCGTTTTGGCAAAACCTGAGAAAG CTGCCGAATGGTATCTGGATTTTGCATGTCGACGGATCATCGTCTAGTAGAGGCTCCGAGATTGGCTTCCATCTCCAATCTCCAACCGGTGAACTGCTCCAACAGTCCTTTCGGTTGGGTTTCAAAGCATCCAACAACGAAGCTGAATACGAATCTCTCATCGCTGGTCTACATCTAGCACAAGCGGTTCAAGCAAAATGTATTCAAGCATACTGTGACTGTCAATTGGTAGCCAACCAGTTCAGGGGCGACTATGATGCGAAGAACGAACGAATGGACGCTTACCTCAAAGTCGCGCAAGATCTCGCCAACGAGTCTGAGTCTTTCCAACTTACAAGGATCCCTCGCGGTGAAAATGTCTGTGCAGATGCTCTAGCAGTGCTCGGGAGCAATCCAAGAGATCAGGTCAAACGGACCATCCCGATTCAACACATCGACAAACCTAGCATCACCCTTTCGCACGACGAATGCGATGGATATAAGTGGCTCGACCGATCGACCTGA